The proteins below come from a single Mycobacterium parmense genomic window:
- a CDS encoding phosphotransferase family protein: MPELDLTELRRRLAAAGVTDVAGVDGGASSLTFRGMRDGRAVVIKVAPPGVAPVGHRDVLRQARIMKALAAGPVPVPEVLWEDVDDPPLFVMSHVEGECLEPLFDGCVPAPGLAERYRNASRAMAALHLVSPGGLGLGGEPVTDAAAEVRRWSDTLRTVDATLVPGWQDVRDALLGWLPAPMGPAVVHGDFRLGNLLAVGTRILAVIDWEIWSVGDPRIDAGWFLINSDPQTYQRVSHDDVAPPVAELARIYERELGCDVADLAWFCALACYKSAATWSLIVKHNRRRPSPRAELEAMAGALPRLLTRAATMLGR, encoded by the coding sequence ATGCCCGAACTCGATCTCACCGAGCTGCGACGGCGACTCGCCGCCGCCGGCGTCACCGACGTCGCCGGGGTCGACGGGGGCGCGTCCAGCCTCACCTTCCGGGGTATGCGCGACGGGCGGGCGGTGGTGATCAAGGTCGCCCCGCCGGGCGTCGCACCCGTCGGCCATCGTGACGTCCTGCGCCAGGCCCGCATCATGAAAGCGCTTGCCGCTGGCCCGGTTCCGGTCCCGGAGGTGTTGTGGGAGGACGTAGATGACCCGCCGCTGTTCGTGATGTCGCACGTAGAAGGCGAATGCCTGGAACCACTGTTCGACGGCTGCGTGCCCGCACCCGGCCTGGCCGAGCGTTACCGCAACGCGTCGCGGGCCATGGCCGCGCTGCACCTGGTCTCGCCGGGCGGCCTCGGGCTGGGCGGTGAGCCGGTTACCGATGCGGCCGCCGAGGTGCGTCGCTGGTCGGACACGCTGCGGACCGTCGACGCCACGCTGGTGCCCGGCTGGCAGGACGTGCGCGACGCGCTACTGGGTTGGCTGCCGGCCCCGATGGGGCCCGCCGTGGTGCACGGCGACTTCCGGCTGGGAAACCTGCTGGCCGTCGGGACGCGCATCCTAGCCGTGATCGATTGGGAGATCTGGTCGGTGGGGGACCCGCGCATCGACGCCGGCTGGTTTCTGATCAACTCCGATCCGCAGACCTACCAACGTGTTTCGCACGACGATGTCGCCCCGCCGGTCGCGGAGCTGGCCCGGATCTACGAGCGCGAGCTGGGCTGCGACGTGGCCGACCTGGCGTGGTTTTGCGCGCTGGCGTGTTACAAGTCGGCCGCGACCTGGTCGCTGATCGTCAAGCACAACCGCCGAAGGCCTTCGCCGCGAGCCGAACTGGAGGCCATGGCGGGGGCGCTGCCGCGATTGCTGACCCGAGCCGCGACGATGCTGGGCCGCTGA
- a CDS encoding CaiB/BaiF CoA transferase family protein produces MTGPLRGVRVVMMGGLGPAPFCGMLLGDLGADVVRVDSLAGVDGGLPIDYTVRRGERSLAADLKDPRGADLVRRLAAGADAFVDVYRPGVAERLGIGPDALRGQNPRLVYARMTGYGQDGPLAGHAGHDINYLAVTGALHGIGPAEAPVPPLNLVADYGGGAMLLAVGLLSAILEARESGTGQVLDVAMVDGVATLLAPYFGMLRAGTWRDRRQDNLLDGGAHFYGVYTTADGGHMAVGAMEPKFYAELCARLGVDVPQDDDQPETWAAHRAVLAARFAERTRDEWQRLLDSPGCCATPVFSLIEAMRHPHLVARQTFVDVDGITQPAPAPRFSRTPAAAPSSPSLPGDHTRELLREMGFDADAIAGLTDAGVVAQSRKG; encoded by the coding sequence GTGACGGGCCCGCTGCGCGGCGTGCGCGTCGTCATGATGGGCGGCCTGGGGCCGGCGCCGTTCTGCGGGATGCTGCTGGGAGACCTGGGCGCCGACGTCGTGCGCGTCGACAGCCTCGCGGGTGTGGACGGCGGGCTGCCCATCGACTACACCGTTCGCCGCGGTGAGCGGTCCCTGGCCGCCGACCTGAAGGATCCCCGGGGCGCAGACCTGGTGCGCCGGTTGGCCGCCGGCGCCGACGCGTTCGTCGACGTGTACCGGCCCGGCGTGGCCGAGCGGCTCGGCATCGGCCCGGACGCGCTGCGCGGGCAGAACCCTCGCCTCGTGTACGCCCGGATGACGGGCTACGGGCAGGACGGCCCGCTGGCCGGGCACGCCGGCCACGACATCAACTACCTTGCGGTGACCGGCGCCCTGCACGGCATCGGGCCCGCGGAGGCGCCGGTGCCACCGCTGAACCTGGTCGCCGACTATGGTGGCGGCGCAATGCTGTTGGCCGTCGGGCTGTTGAGCGCGATCCTCGAGGCCCGCGAGTCCGGCACCGGGCAGGTGCTCGACGTCGCGATGGTCGACGGCGTCGCGACGCTGCTGGCACCGTATTTCGGCATGCTGCGGGCCGGCACGTGGCGAGACCGGCGGCAGGACAACCTGCTCGACGGCGGCGCCCACTTCTACGGCGTGTACACCACCGCCGACGGCGGCCACATGGCCGTCGGCGCGATGGAGCCGAAGTTCTACGCCGAACTGTGCGCCCGGCTCGGCGTCGACGTGCCGCAGGACGACGACCAGCCCGAGACCTGGGCGGCGCACCGCGCCGTCCTGGCCGCACGCTTCGCCGAGCGGACCCGCGACGAGTGGCAGCGGCTGCTGGACTCGCCGGGATGCTGTGCCACACCGGTCTTTTCGCTTATCGAGGCCATGCGGCATCCGCACCTCGTCGCCAGGCAGACCTTCGTCGACGTGGACGGCATCACCCAGCCGGCGCCGGCGCCCCGCTTCTCGCGCACACCGGCGGCGGCGCCGTCGTCGCCGTCACTGCCCGGCGACCACACGCGTGAGCTGTTGCGCGAGATGGGTTTCGACGCCGACGCAATTGCCGGGTTGACCGACGCCGGCGTCGTCGCACAGAGCAGGAAGGGTTAA
- a CDS encoding SDR family NAD(P)-dependent oxidoreductase: MTADRCCDGMVALVTGSSRGLGKAIAGRLAARGATVALTARTMDPDPKYQGSLHQTRDEIVAAGGRAVAVQADLSRADERERLYAEVVDTVGAPDILVNNAAVTFLRPLDTFPDRRARLMIEMHVLGPLHLAQLAIPAMRERGRGWILNLTSVGGDLPPGPPFSEFDRTAGFGVYGTAKAALNRLTKSLAAELYDDGIAVNAAAPSNPVATPGAGTLDLAKTDTEDIELITETAFRLCTGDPKTLTGRIAHTQKFLAEVGGFQPAG; the protein is encoded by the coding sequence ATGACCGCTGACCGATGCTGTGACGGGATGGTGGCGCTGGTCACCGGCAGCAGCCGGGGGCTGGGAAAGGCGATCGCCGGGCGGCTCGCGGCCCGCGGCGCAACTGTGGCGTTGACCGCCCGCACCATGGACCCCGACCCCAAATACCAGGGCTCGCTGCACCAGACCCGCGACGAGATTGTCGCCGCCGGCGGGCGGGCCGTGGCGGTGCAGGCGGACCTGTCGCGGGCCGACGAGCGCGAGCGGCTGTACGCGGAGGTCGTGGACACGGTCGGCGCCCCCGACATTCTGGTGAACAACGCCGCGGTGACGTTTCTGCGGCCCCTGGACACGTTCCCGGACCGGCGGGCGCGGCTGATGATCGAGATGCACGTCCTGGGGCCGCTGCACCTGGCGCAGCTGGCGATCCCCGCGATGCGCGAGCGCGGGCGGGGCTGGATCCTGAACCTGACCTCGGTGGGCGGCGACCTGCCGCCCGGGCCGCCGTTCTCGGAGTTCGACCGGACCGCGGGCTTCGGCGTCTACGGGACGGCCAAGGCCGCGCTGAACCGTTTGACGAAAAGCCTTGCCGCCGAGCTGTACGACGACGGCATCGCCGTCAACGCCGCGGCTCCCTCCAATCCGGTGGCCACCCCGGGGGCGGGCACGCTCGACCTGGCCAAGACCGACACCGAGGACATCGAACTGATCACCGAGACCGCCTTCCGGTTGTGCACCGGCGACCCGAAGACCCTCACCGGGCGCATCGCGCACACGCAGAAGTTCCTCGCCGAAGTCGGCGGGTTCCAGCCCGCCGGCTGA
- a CDS encoding DoxX family protein gives MTNALARCAPAVLSLFRLVYGLLFAAYGTRTIFDWPVRSPVRVEFGSWPGWYAGVIEIVAGLLIAGGLFTRAAAFVASGQMAVAYFWQHQPRALWPVADPPAGNGGSLSILFCFGFFLLVFLGGGRYSFDALPILGSKRRQ, from the coding sequence GTGACGAACGCTCTGGCCCGCTGCGCACCGGCCGTGCTGAGCCTGTTCCGGTTGGTCTACGGCCTGCTGTTCGCCGCGTACGGCACGAGGACCATCTTCGACTGGCCGGTCCGGTCGCCGGTTCGCGTCGAATTCGGTTCCTGGCCCGGCTGGTACGCCGGTGTGATCGAGATCGTCGCGGGGCTGCTCATCGCCGGCGGGCTGTTCACCCGCGCTGCGGCTTTCGTCGCCTCGGGGCAGATGGCGGTCGCCTACTTCTGGCAGCACCAGCCGCGGGCCCTGTGGCCCGTCGCCGACCCGCCGGCGGGCAACGGCGGCAGCCTGTCCATCCTCTTCTGCTTCGGGTTCTTCCTGCTTGTTTTCCTGGGCGGGGGCAGATATTCGTTCGATGCCCTGCCTATACTCGGCAGCAAGCGGCGGCAATGA
- a CDS encoding acyl-CoA dehydrogenase family protein — MSWDFSTDPEWAAQLKWVEDFVREECEPIDLIVKESHDLNDPVRQALIPPLQEMVKERGLWATHLGPHLGGPGYGQVKLALLNEILGRSECAPIVFGSQAPDSGNSEILAHYGTPELKARYLEPLLDNRIVSCFSMTEPQGGADPKVFRTTAVPDGDHWVINGEKWFSSFASMASFLIVMAMTDPEAPPYQRYSMFVVPGDTPGINVLRDVGLGYQPLGGGREGYVRYENVRVPADHMLGPRGGAFVVAQTRLGGGRIHHAMRTVGLVRRIFDMICERAVSRYTQGEVLANKQLVQEMVADSWMEIEAFRLLTLQTAWKIDQFNDYKAVRADISAVKAMMQKVLHDVSSRALQLHGSLGTTHEMPFVQYLVESFVLGLADGPTEVHKVTLARMLLKDRAPSPDLFPSEHLLRLRAAAEAKFADKLAGIPRG; from the coding sequence ATGTCGTGGGACTTCTCCACCGACCCGGAGTGGGCGGCACAGCTGAAGTGGGTCGAGGACTTCGTGCGCGAGGAGTGCGAACCGATCGACCTGATCGTCAAGGAGTCGCATGACCTGAACGACCCGGTGCGCCAGGCGCTGATCCCGCCGCTGCAGGAAATGGTGAAGGAGCGCGGGTTGTGGGCCACTCACCTCGGTCCGCATCTGGGCGGTCCGGGCTACGGGCAGGTGAAGCTGGCGCTGCTCAACGAGATCCTGGGCCGCTCGGAGTGCGCGCCGATCGTGTTCGGCTCGCAGGCCCCCGATTCGGGCAACAGCGAGATCCTGGCGCACTACGGCACACCGGAGCTCAAGGCCCGCTACCTCGAGCCGCTGCTGGACAACCGGATCGTCTCGTGCTTCTCGATGACCGAGCCGCAGGGCGGCGCGGACCCCAAGGTGTTCCGCACCACCGCGGTGCCCGACGGGGATCACTGGGTCATCAACGGGGAGAAGTGGTTTTCGTCGTTCGCGTCGATGGCGTCGTTCCTCATCGTGATGGCGATGACCGATCCGGAGGCGCCGCCCTATCAGCGTTACTCGATGTTCGTCGTCCCCGGCGACACCCCCGGCATCAACGTGCTGCGCGACGTCGGGCTGGGGTACCAGCCGCTCGGCGGCGGGCGTGAGGGATACGTGCGGTACGAGAACGTGCGCGTGCCCGCCGATCACATGCTGGGCCCGCGCGGCGGGGCCTTCGTCGTTGCGCAGACCCGCCTGGGCGGCGGGCGGATTCACCACGCCATGCGCACGGTGGGCCTGGTCCGGCGCATCTTCGACATGATCTGCGAGCGCGCGGTGTCGCGCTACACCCAGGGCGAGGTGCTGGCCAACAAGCAGCTCGTCCAGGAGATGGTCGCCGACTCGTGGATGGAGATCGAGGCCTTCCGCCTGCTGACCCTGCAAACCGCTTGGAAGATCGACCAATTCAACGACTACAAGGCTGTGCGGGCCGACATCTCGGCGGTCAAGGCGATGATGCAGAAGGTGCTGCACGACGTGTCGTCGCGGGCGCTGCAGCTGCACGGGTCGCTGGGCACCACCCACGAGATGCCGTTCGTGCAGTACCTGGTGGAATCGTTCGTGCTCGGGCTCGCCGACGGCCCGACGGAGGTGCACAAGGTGACGCTGGCGCGCATGCTGCTCAAGGATCGCGCGCCGTCGCCCGACCTGTTTCCCTCCGAGCATCTGCTGCGGCTGCGCGCGGCGGCGGAGGCGAAGTTTGCCGACAAGCTGGCGGGCATCCCCCGCGGCTAG